The following are encoded in a window of Pseudomonas graminis genomic DNA:
- a CDS encoding zeta toxin family protein, with protein sequence MAGSPGAGKTEASLEFLGRFGGSVLRIDPDTYRAELPGYTGSNSSLFQRAVSVLVSAVHDEALRMQQSFLLDGTASNFDTASLNIRRSLKRGRFVLVLYVYQNPERAWEFVQAREKVEGRNIPMHGFVNQYFAAREVVNRLKYEFGHAVTVDIFIKNHDGSTKSYHQNIQQIDTHIPETYDRASLERRLNSSRFE encoded by the coding sequence ATGGCGGGCTCACCTGGGGCAGGTAAAACTGAAGCATCCCTGGAGTTTCTCGGCCGATTCGGCGGCTCTGTGTTGCGCATCGACCCAGACACCTATCGCGCCGAATTGCCCGGATACACGGGCAGCAATTCTTCGCTCTTTCAACGGGCGGTTTCAGTATTAGTGTCTGCCGTTCACGATGAAGCGCTGCGGATGCAGCAATCTTTTCTGCTGGATGGCACAGCATCGAATTTCGACACCGCTTCACTCAACATTCGGCGCTCGCTCAAGCGAGGTCGGTTCGTGCTGGTGCTTTATGTTTATCAGAATCCCGAGAGAGCCTGGGAGTTTGTTCAGGCGCGAGAAAAAGTGGAGGGCCGGAATATCCCAATGCATGGCTTCGTGAATCAATACTTTGCCGCTCGGGAAGTGGTGAATCGTTTGAAATACGAGTTCGGCCATGCAGTGACCGTTGATATTTTTATCAAGAATCATGACGGTTCTACCAAGTCTTACCACCAGAACATCCAGCAAATTGACACTCACATACCCGAAACCTATGATCGGGCTTCGCTTGAACGCAGGCTGAATTCCAGTAGGTTTGAATAA
- a CDS encoding response regulator transcription factor codes for MTRILTIEDDAVTAKEIVAELSSHGLQVDWVDNGREGLVRAVSGDYDLITLDRMLPEVDGLAIVTTMRALGIATPILMISALSDVDERVRGLRAGGDDYLSKPFASDEMAARVEVLLRRSNPGTQAETMLKVADLELNLITREATRAGQPLNLLPTEYKLLEFLMRNCGQIITRMMIFEEVWGYHFDPGTNLIDVHIGRLRKKIDPPTLTPLIRTVRGSGYVIAEPV; via the coding sequence ATGACGCGAATTCTGACAATCGAAGACGACGCCGTCACCGCGAAGGAGATCGTTGCCGAACTGAGCAGCCACGGTCTCCAGGTGGACTGGGTCGACAACGGTCGCGAGGGCCTGGTCCGCGCGGTCAGCGGCGATTACGACCTGATCACCCTTGATCGCATGCTGCCGGAAGTCGACGGTCTGGCGATTGTCACCACCATGCGCGCCTTGGGCATCGCTACGCCGATCCTGATGATCAGCGCGCTGTCGGACGTCGATGAGCGTGTGCGCGGGTTGCGGGCCGGTGGGGACGACTATCTGTCCAAGCCCTTTGCCTCCGACGAAATGGCCGCGCGAGTGGAAGTCCTGCTGCGCCGCAGCAACCCGGGTACCCAGGCCGAGACCATGCTCAAGGTTGCCGACCTCGAACTCAATCTGATCACCCGTGAAGCCACCCGCGCCGGTCAACCGCTTAACCTGCTGCCGACCGAATACAAGCTGCTCGAATTCCTGATGCGCAACTGCGGGCAGATCATCACCCGCATGATGATTTTCGAAGAAGTCTGGGGCTACCACTTCGACCCCGGCACCAACCTGATCGACGTACACATCGGTCGCTTGCGCAAGAAAATCGATCCCCCTACCCTGACGCCGCTGATACGTACCGTTCGAGGCTCAGGTTATGTCATTGCCGAACCCGTCTAA
- the katG gene encoding catalase/peroxidase HPI, whose protein sequence is MSTESKCPINHAAGGGTTNRDWWPNQLNLKILHQHSPLTDPMGEGFDYAKEFKSLDFAAVKRDLLEVMTQSQEWWPADFGHYGPLFIRMAWHSAGTYRTADGRGGAGAGQQRFAPLNSWPDNVNLDKARRLIWPVKQKYGSKISWADLIVLTGNVALESMGFKTFGFSGGRADVWEPDEAVYWGAETTWLGGEDRYGAHKDMQQPGEGTLVAEPEHHSEEQTRTANGERNLENPLAAVQMGLIYVNPEGPEGVPDPAASARDIRETFGRMAMNDEETVALIAGGHAFGKTHGAGPADNVGPEPEAAGLEEQGLGWRSSFGSGKAGDAITSGLEVTWTSTPTQWSNEYLENLFGFEWELTKSPAGAHQWRPKDGAGAGKIPHAFDPAKRQEPRMLTSDLALRVDPAYEQVSRRFLENPDQLADAFARAWFKLTHRDMGPLARYLGPEMPGEELLWQDPIPEVNHPLVDDNDIAALKDKIVASGLSVSQLVSTAWAAASTFRGSDKRGGANGGRLRLAPQKDWAVNQPANLAGVLQTLERVRDEFNGGQSGGKQISLADLIVLGGSAGIEQAAKNAGHSVTVPFTPGRMDASQEQTDVESFGFLEPIADGFRNYLKGHYRVSAEKLLVDKAQLLNLTAPQMTVLIGGLRVLNINVGHSQHGVLTDRPGTLSNDFFKNLLDMGVEWKGVSGGDQLFEARDRNTGAVKWTGTRVDLVFSSHAQLRAVSEVYASADGQAKFVADFVAAWTKVMELDRFDLA, encoded by the coding sequence ATGTCGACCGAATCGAAATGTCCGATCAACCACGCAGCCGGGGGCGGAACCACAAACCGTGACTGGTGGCCGAACCAGCTGAACCTCAAGATCCTGCACCAGCACTCGCCATTGACTGACCCGATGGGCGAGGGCTTCGACTACGCCAAAGAATTCAAGAGCCTCGATTTCGCAGCCGTCAAACGCGACCTGCTGGAAGTGATGACTCAATCCCAGGAATGGTGGCCGGCCGATTTCGGTCACTACGGTCCGCTGTTCATTCGCATGGCCTGGCACAGCGCCGGGACCTACCGCACTGCTGACGGCCGTGGCGGCGCAGGGGCCGGGCAGCAGCGTTTTGCACCGCTCAACAGCTGGCCTGACAACGTCAACCTCGACAAGGCTCGCCGCCTGATCTGGCCGGTGAAGCAAAAGTACGGCAGCAAGATTTCCTGGGCTGACCTGATCGTTCTGACCGGCAACGTCGCGCTGGAATCCATGGGCTTTAAAACGTTTGGCTTCTCTGGTGGACGCGCCGATGTCTGGGAACCGGACGAGGCTGTGTATTGGGGGGCCGAAACCACCTGGTTGGGGGGTGAAGACCGCTACGGCGCGCACAAGGACATGCAGCAGCCCGGCGAGGGCACGCTGGTTGCCGAACCCGAGCACCACAGCGAAGAACAGACCCGCACTGCCAATGGCGAGCGCAATCTCGAAAACCCGCTGGCCGCCGTGCAGATGGGCCTGATCTACGTGAACCCGGAAGGGCCGGAAGGTGTGCCTGACCCGGCGGCATCGGCGCGTGACATCCGCGAGACCTTCGGTCGCATGGCCATGAACGATGAAGAAACCGTTGCCCTGATTGCCGGCGGCCACGCTTTCGGCAAGACCCACGGTGCCGGTCCCGCTGACAACGTCGGGCCTGAGCCGGAAGCGGCCGGTCTGGAAGAGCAAGGACTGGGCTGGCGCAGCAGCTTCGGCTCCGGCAAGGCCGGCGATGCCATTACCAGCGGCCTTGAAGTGACCTGGACCTCGACGCCGACCCAGTGGAGCAACGAGTACCTGGAAAACCTGTTTGGCTTCGAGTGGGAACTGACCAAGAGCCCGGCTGGCGCCCATCAATGGAGACCGAAAGATGGCGCTGGCGCGGGCAAGATCCCCCATGCCTTCGACCCTGCCAAACGTCAGGAACCGCGCATGCTGACGTCCGATCTGGCGCTGCGCGTGGACCCGGCCTACGAGCAGGTCTCCCGACGCTTCCTGGAAAACCCTGACCAGTTGGCCGACGCTTTTGCCCGCGCCTGGTTCAAGTTGACCCACCGGGACATGGGGCCGCTGGCCCGTTACCTCGGCCCGGAAATGCCAGGCGAAGAACTGCTCTGGCAGGACCCGATTCCCGAGGTCAACCACCCGCTGGTGGACGACAACGACATTGCTGCGTTGAAGGACAAAATCGTCGCGTCCGGTCTGTCGGTTTCGCAACTGGTCTCCACTGCCTGGGCGGCGGCGTCCACCTTCCGTGGTTCCGACAAACGCGGCGGTGCCAATGGCGGCCGTCTGCGTCTGGCCCCGCAGAAAGACTGGGCGGTCAACCAGCCGGCCAATCTGGCTGGGGTGCTGCAAACCCTGGAGCGTGTCCGCGATGAATTCAACGGCGGCCAATCCGGCGGCAAGCAGATTTCGCTGGCTGATCTGATCGTTCTCGGCGGCAGCGCGGGTATCGAGCAGGCGGCGAAAAATGCCGGTCACTCCGTCACTGTGCCATTCACCCCGGGCCGTATGGACGCTTCCCAGGAGCAGACCGACGTCGAGTCGTTCGGCTTCCTAGAGCCCATCGCTGACGGTTTCCGTAATTATCTCAAGGGCCATTACCGCGTCTCGGCAGAGAAGCTGCTGGTCGATAAGGCGCAACTGCTGAACCTGACTGCGCCGCAGATGACGGTACTGATTGGCGGCTTGCGGGTCCTGAACATCAATGTCGGGCACAGCCAGCACGGCGTCCTGACCGACAGGCCGGGCACGCTGAGCAATGATTTCTTCAAAAACCTGTTGGACATGGGTGTCGAATGGAAAGGGGTGTCGGGCGGCGACCAGTTGTTCGAAGCCCGCGACCGCAACACCGGCGCCGTCAAATGGACCGGCACCCGGGTCGACCTGGTGTTCAGTTCACACGCCCAGTTGCGGGCGGTGTCTGAGGTGTATGCCAGTGCGGACGGGCAAGCGAAGTTCGTCGCGGACTTCGTTGCGGCCTGGACCAAAGTGATGGAGCTGGACCGCTTTGATCTTGCCTGA
- a CDS encoding GntR family transcriptional regulator, with the protein MNRLSSDVRLPLYQRLRDQLAEQIAHNRWRPGEAIPTEAALSSEYCLSTGTVRKAIDMLVNENILERQQGRGTFIRRPQFQSSLFRFFRFQSVSGERQVPESRILSIEAVTAPSAVSHALGLSLDAPVIRLIRLRLLDAQPVLAEEIWLPQVQFQTLLEIDLSRQGPLLYPIYEEQCGQVVAYAEETLTAEAINETHARLLQVPVNSPVVVIERLARNYAGEPLEWRRSRGHASHFRYSVDIR; encoded by the coding sequence ATGAACCGACTCTCCAGCGATGTCCGCTTGCCGCTCTATCAACGCCTGCGAGACCAGCTCGCCGAGCAGATTGCCCATAACCGCTGGCGGCCGGGCGAAGCCATCCCCACCGAAGCCGCGCTTTCCAGTGAGTACTGCCTGTCTACTGGCACCGTGCGCAAAGCCATCGACATGCTGGTCAACGAAAACATCCTCGAACGCCAACAGGGCCGCGGCACCTTCATTCGCCGGCCGCAGTTCCAGTCCTCGCTGTTCCGCTTCTTCCGCTTTCAAAGCGTCTCGGGCGAACGCCAGGTGCCGGAAAGCCGCATCCTCTCCATCGAAGCCGTCACCGCGCCCTCGGCCGTTTCCCACGCCCTCGGTCTGTCGCTGGACGCGCCGGTGATTCGCCTGATCCGCCTGCGTCTGCTCGACGCTCAGCCTGTGCTCGCCGAAGAAATCTGGTTGCCCCAGGTGCAGTTTCAGACCCTGCTGGAAATCGACCTCAGCCGCCAGGGCCCGCTGCTCTATCCGATCTACGAAGAGCAATGCGGCCAGGTCGTGGCCTACGCCGAAGAAACCCTGACTGCCGAAGCCATTAACGAGACCCACGCGCGGCTGCTGCAAGTGCCGGTCAATAGCCCGGTGGTGGTGATCGAGCGCCTGGCGCGCAATTACGCCGGCGAGCCGCTGGAATGGCGCCGCTCGCGCGGCCATGCCAGCCACTTCCGCTACAGCGTCGACATCCGCTGA
- a CDS encoding GNAT family N-acetyltransferase, translating into MPIIRPMTVDDYDAITQLMRDTPGISLRDADSRESTERYLLRNPGLSFVAEDGSLICGCVMSGHDGRRGYLQHLLVLPEYRRQGIGKALVDRCLVSLEAEGIHKCHIDVLKTNPAAATYWANQGWQLRVDIHRFSFTRPGNENA; encoded by the coding sequence ATGCCCATCATCCGCCCCATGACCGTTGATGATTACGACGCCATCACCCAACTCATGCGTGACACGCCGGGTATTTCCTTGCGTGACGCGGACTCCCGCGAGTCCACTGAGCGGTATCTGCTGCGCAACCCTGGACTGAGTTTTGTGGCGGAGGACGGTTCACTCATCTGCGGGTGTGTGATGTCGGGCCATGATGGCCGGCGCGGGTATTTGCAGCATTTGCTGGTGCTGCCTGAGTATCGGCGGCAGGGAATCGGGAAGGCGCTGGTCGACCGCTGTCTGGTCAGTCTGGAGGCGGAAGGCATTCACAAATGCCATATCGACGTGCTCAAGACCAACCCGGCCGCAGCAACCTATTGGGCGAATCAGGGCTGGCAGTTGCGGGTTGATATCCACCGTTTTTCCTTCACCCGTCCGGGCAATGAAAACGCCTGA
- a CDS encoding sensor histidine kinase — translation MSLPNPSKGWRSSSSRLLALYSFLFVAWSSILMGVLYWEVTSYLNTLARHSLMQRQQLFSRFEGAQLDDALRSSDKFDIRSVDAYGLFDKDMKPISGPIQTVPDGLKLTGEIQELDTCIDSDDPDLPSSGCDAVAIHTLDDRWLILVRDNGSLFAVTTLILRALLWGISLTIIPGIAGWHLLGRRPLRRIRAIQASAEAIVTGDLARRLPVSDRRDELDMLADIVNAMLDRIERLMNEVKGVCDNIAHDLRTPLTRLRAQLYRIQQQSPEDSALGEQMAQVIADADTLMARFRGLLRISELEDHQRRSAFGQLDPQPLLQELHDFYLPLAEEGRVSLQLKVAEHLPPLVGDRALLFEALSNLLSNSIKFTPPGGQVLLIARAEGNTTFIEVQDTGPGIPDAEREAVFKRFYRSENGNQQSGFGLGLSIVAAIVNLHGFKLRIGSSPSGGASLVLECRRVLALG, via the coding sequence ATGTCATTGCCGAACCCGTCTAAGGGCTGGCGCTCCTCCAGCAGCCGGCTGCTGGCGCTGTACAGTTTTCTGTTTGTGGCCTGGAGCAGCATCCTCATGGGGGTGCTGTACTGGGAAGTCACCAGTTACCTCAACACCCTCGCCCGCCACTCGCTGATGCAACGTCAGCAGCTGTTCTCGCGCTTTGAAGGCGCGCAGCTGGACGACGCATTGCGCTCCAGCGACAAATTCGACATACGCTCGGTCGACGCGTACGGCTTGTTCGACAAGGACATGAAGCCCATCAGCGGCCCGATCCAGACCGTTCCCGACGGCCTCAAGCTGACCGGGGAGATCCAGGAGCTGGACACCTGCATCGACTCCGACGACCCGGACCTGCCCAGCTCGGGCTGCGACGCCGTGGCCATTCATACGCTCGATGATCGCTGGCTGATCCTGGTGCGCGACAACGGTTCGCTGTTCGCCGTGACCACGCTGATTCTGCGCGCGCTGCTGTGGGGCATTTCGCTGACGATCATTCCGGGTATCGCCGGCTGGCACTTGCTGGGACGCCGCCCGCTGCGACGCATCCGGGCGATTCAGGCCAGCGCAGAGGCCATCGTCACCGGCGACCTGGCCCGCCGCCTGCCGGTCTCGGACCGTCGCGATGAGTTGGACATGCTCGCCGACATCGTCAACGCCATGCTCGACCGCATCGAGCGCCTGATGAACGAGGTCAAGGGCGTCTGCGACAACATCGCCCACGACCTGCGCACCCCGCTTACCCGGCTGCGCGCCCAGCTCTATCGAATCCAGCAGCAGTCGCCGGAAGATTCGGCGCTGGGCGAGCAGATGGCCCAGGTGATCGCCGACGCCGACACGCTGATGGCGCGCTTTCGCGGACTGCTGCGGATCTCCGAACTCGAAGATCACCAGCGGCGTTCGGCCTTCGGTCAGCTCGATCCGCAGCCGCTATTGCAGGAGCTGCACGATTTCTATCTGCCACTGGCCGAAGAAGGCCGCGTCTCGTTGCAGCTGAAAGTCGCCGAGCACCTGCCGCCGCTGGTGGGTGACCGCGCGCTGCTGTTTGAGGCGCTGTCGAATCTGCTCAGCAACTCGATCAAATTCACCCCACCGGGCGGCCAAGTGCTGCTCATCGCCCGCGCCGAAGGAAACACCACGTTCATCGAAGTCCAGGACACCGGCCCCGGCATCCCCGATGCCGAACGCGAAGCCGTGTTCAAGCGCTTCTATCGCAGCGAAAACGGTAATCAGCAAAGCGGCTTCGGCCTGGGATTGTCCATCGTCGCCGCGATCGTCAACCTGCACGGCTTCAAACTGCGCATCGGCAGCAGCCCGTCCGGCGGCGCAAGTCTGGTGCTGGAGTGTCGACGGGTGCTGGCATTGGGGTGA
- a CDS encoding amidohydrolase family protein → MSDLFSVSPPSILGIDGHAHVFSRELDQTSARRYSPDYDATLAMYQDQLHRHGLTHGVLVQPSFLGTDNRYLLDALQQAPDQLRGVVVVERDISRAALEEMDRLGVVGVRLNLMGKALPDFSEPQWQVFFDHIAALDWHVEVHRQVADMPALLAGLMPFGVKIVIDHFGRPDARLGLEQPGFLQMLELGRSGQLWMKVSGIYRLEGSAQENLDFARDALSLLVETFGPQRLVWGSDWPHTQHESSVSYGSVVEQLQALGCTAPLMRSLLIDAPQVLFDFPPTEA, encoded by the coding sequence ATGTCCGACCTCTTTTCCGTCTCCCCCCCGTCGATCCTTGGCATCGACGGCCACGCACACGTCTTCAGCAGGGAGCTGGACCAGACATCGGCACGACGCTATTCACCGGACTACGACGCCACGCTGGCGATGTACCAGGATCAACTTCATCGGCATGGCCTGACTCATGGCGTGCTGGTGCAACCGAGCTTCCTCGGGACCGATAACCGCTATTTGCTCGATGCCCTTCAGCAGGCGCCGGATCAACTGCGCGGCGTGGTGGTGGTTGAGCGCGACATCAGCCGGGCGGCCCTTGAGGAGATGGATCGGCTGGGCGTCGTCGGCGTGCGTCTGAACCTGATGGGCAAGGCGCTGCCGGACTTTTCCGAGCCGCAGTGGCAGGTGTTTTTCGACCACATCGCGGCGCTCGACTGGCATGTAGAAGTGCACCGCCAGGTCGCTGACATGCCGGCATTGCTGGCCGGTCTGATGCCGTTCGGCGTGAAGATCGTGATCGACCACTTCGGTCGGCCTGACGCCCGGCTGGGCCTAGAACAGCCCGGCTTTCTCCAGATGTTGGAGCTGGGCCGGAGCGGACAGCTGTGGATGAAGGTTTCGGGCATTTACCGTCTGGAAGGCAGTGCTCAGGAAAACCTCGATTTCGCCCGTGACGCGCTGTCGTTGCTGGTGGAAACGTTCGGCCCGCAGCGGCTGGTCTGGGGCAGTGATTGGCCCCATACCCAGCATGAAAGCAGTGTCAGCTACGGCTCGGTGGTCGAGCAGTTGCAGGCGCTGGGCTGCACCGCGCCATTGATGCGCTCGTTGCTCATCGACGCACCCCAGGTGCTGTTTGATTTCCCGCCGACCGAGGCCTGA
- a CDS encoding MFS transporter gives MFNWYRQVTPRERKTFWACFGGWSLDALEVQMFGLAIPALIAAFALTKGDAGLISGVTLITSALGGWVGGTLSDRYGRVRTLQWMILWFSFFTFLSAFVTGFSSLLIVKALQGFGIGGEWAAGAVLMAETINPKYRGKVMGTVQSAWAVGWGLAVGVFTLIYSFVPQDMAWRVMFLVGLLPSLLIIWVRRNVEEPDSFQRLQKDNAIPQSFFKSLAGIFRPELIRVTLLGGLLGLGAHGGYHAVMTWLPTFLKTERNLSVLNSGGYLAVIIVAFWCGCIASGFLIDRIGRRLNIVLFALCCVITVQCYVFLPLTNTQMLFLGFPLGFFAAGIPASLGALFNELYPADVRGAGVGFCYNFGRVLSSVFPFLVGHMSESMSLGSAIGIDAGIAYGVAVIAALCLPETRGRSLEAGPTASAAADAPSETARA, from the coding sequence ATGTTCAATTGGTATCGCCAAGTCACTCCTCGGGAGCGCAAAACCTTCTGGGCCTGCTTCGGCGGATGGTCGCTGGACGCCCTCGAAGTTCAGATGTTCGGCCTGGCGATTCCGGCGCTGATCGCCGCCTTCGCGTTGACCAAGGGTGACGCCGGCCTGATCAGTGGCGTGACGCTGATCACCTCGGCGCTGGGTGGATGGGTCGGCGGCACGCTGTCCGACCGCTACGGCCGGGTGCGCACGCTGCAGTGGATGATCCTCTGGTTCTCGTTTTTCACCTTTCTGTCGGCGTTTGTCACCGGCTTCAGCTCGCTGCTGATCGTCAAGGCGCTGCAGGGCTTCGGCATCGGTGGCGAGTGGGCGGCAGGCGCGGTGCTGATGGCTGAGACCATCAACCCGAAATACCGTGGCAAGGTCATGGGCACCGTGCAGAGCGCGTGGGCGGTGGGCTGGGGCCTGGCGGTCGGCGTGTTTACCTTGATCTATTCGTTCGTGCCCCAGGACATGGCCTGGCGGGTGATGTTTCTGGTCGGGCTGCTGCCGTCGCTGCTGATCATCTGGGTGCGTCGCAACGTCGAGGAGCCCGACAGCTTCCAGCGCCTGCAAAAAGACAATGCCATCCCGCAGAGCTTTTTCAAATCACTGGCCGGCATCTTCCGCCCGGAACTGATCCGCGTGACGCTGCTCGGCGGCTTGCTCGGCCTCGGCGCCCACGGCGGCTACCACGCGGTGATGACCTGGCTGCCGACGTTCCTGAAAACCGAACGCAACCTGTCGGTGCTCAACTCCGGCGGCTACCTGGCGGTGATCATCGTCGCCTTCTGGTGCGGCTGTATTGCCAGCGGCTTTCTCATCGACCGCATCGGCCGCCGACTGAACATCGTGCTGTTCGCCCTGTGCTGCGTCATCACCGTGCAGTGCTACGTGTTCCTGCCGCTGACCAACACACAAATGCTGTTCCTCGGTTTCCCGCTGGGCTTCTTTGCCGCCGGCATTCCGGCCAGCCTCGGTGCGCTGTTCAACGAGCTCTATCCGGCTGACGTGCGCGGGGCAGGGGTGGGCTTCTGCTACAACTTCGGCCGTGTGCTGTCCTCGGTCTTCCCTTTCCTGGTGGGCCACATGAGCGAATCGATGTCGCTGGGTTCCGCCATCGGCATCGACGCCGGAATCGCCTACGGCGTCGCGGTGATTGCCGCATTGTGCCTGCCGGAAACCCGCGGTCGCAGCCTGGAAGCCGGCCCCACTGCAAGCGCCGCCGCAGACGCACCCAGCGAAACCGCCCGCGCCTGA
- a CDS encoding Hsp20 family protein, translating into MATTASLAPLFRQSVGFDRFNDFFESALHSEINASAPPHNVERYGTDHYRIVIATAGLAAADLDLTLERNVLTVCGAEAHTDGGVTYLHQGIAHGPFRLVFHLADHIEVQGATFKNGLLIVFLLRVEPQGAKARRISIHSPGDDPDRPHISRP; encoded by the coding sequence ATGGCCACCACCGCTTCACTGGCCCCGTTGTTCCGGCAATCAGTGGGCTTTGATCGCTTCAACGATTTTTTTGAATCTGCCTTGCACAGCGAAATAAACGCCAGCGCCCCCCCTCACAACGTCGAACGATACGGCACCGATCATTACCGAATCGTGATCGCCACAGCCGGGCTTGCGGCCGCTGACCTCGACCTGACCCTGGAAAGAAACGTGCTCACCGTTTGCGGGGCTGAAGCCCACACCGATGGCGGCGTGACGTACCTGCATCAGGGCATCGCCCATGGGCCGTTCCGGCTGGTCTTCCATCTGGCCGATCACATCGAGGTGCAGGGCGCGACCTTCAAGAATGGTTTGCTGATTGTCTTCCTGCTGCGGGTCGAACCCCAGGGGGCCAAGGCCCGCAGGATCAGCATTCACAGCCCCGGGGACGATCCCGACCGGCCGCACATCAGCCGGCCTTGA
- a CDS encoding IS110 family transposase, producing MARKQSRQRFELVHPHCAGIDIGSREHWVAVDRDHEQPVRSFSTFTDDLVKLADWLEALKIEVVAMEATGVYWIPLFELLDARGFKVYLVNSRATRQISGRKSDVLDCQWIWQLMSHGLLRGAFRPDDAICSMRALIRQRASKVRNQAQTLNRMQKALSQMNIQLANVISDISGVTGMKILRAIIAGERDPSVLADLIDRRIKASKETVARSLHGNWRLEHLHALEQEVQCYDFFEQQIGACDKAITDALSQLPEREEAPQPSRKILRSPHRCAADQAALHQSLWRVMGVDLTAIPTIGVDTALIIAGEIGPDLSRFPTMEHFCSWLGVAPPTRISGGRQLSGKSQKTLNNAAQALKQAASNARNDKSFIGASHRARLARMDTSCAIKATAHQLARLIYAMLTKGQPYVEQGIEAFEERSKEKQYRALLRKARKLGLDLVKAS from the coding sequence ATGGCGCGCAAGCAATCCAGACAGCGTTTTGAGCTGGTCCATCCCCATTGTGCCGGTATCGACATCGGCAGCCGTGAGCATTGGGTCGCCGTTGATCGTGACCACGAGCAACCGGTACGCAGCTTTTCCACCTTCACCGACGACCTCGTCAAGCTGGCCGATTGGCTTGAAGCGCTGAAGATCGAGGTCGTGGCCATGGAAGCCACTGGCGTCTACTGGATTCCACTGTTTGAGCTTCTTGATGCGCGTGGCTTCAAGGTCTATTTGGTCAACTCACGCGCAACGCGGCAGATTTCCGGCCGTAAATCCGATGTCCTCGATTGCCAGTGGATATGGCAACTGATGAGCCATGGCCTGTTGCGCGGAGCATTTCGCCCTGACGATGCGATTTGTTCTATGCGGGCGCTCATTCGCCAACGAGCCAGCAAAGTTCGTAACCAAGCTCAAACCTTGAACCGTATGCAGAAAGCGCTGAGCCAGATGAACATCCAACTCGCCAACGTGATCAGCGATATTTCGGGCGTGACCGGTATGAAAATCCTTCGCGCAATCATTGCCGGCGAGCGCGATCCGTCTGTTCTGGCCGACCTGATTGATCGGCGGATCAAGGCCAGCAAAGAGACTGTAGCCCGCAGCCTCCACGGTAATTGGCGTTTAGAGCACCTGCATGCGCTCGAACAAGAAGTGCAATGCTATGACTTCTTTGAACAGCAGATTGGGGCATGCGACAAGGCTATTACGGATGCGCTGAGTCAATTGCCCGAGCGCGAGGAGGCCCCGCAACCCTCACGAAAAATCCTGCGTAGCCCTCACCGCTGCGCAGCAGATCAGGCGGCCCTACATCAGTCACTTTGGCGCGTCATGGGCGTTGATCTCACCGCCATACCAACCATAGGCGTCGATACGGCCCTGATCATTGCCGGCGAAATTGGCCCGGATTTGTCCCGATTTCCTACGATGGAGCATTTCTGCTCATGGCTAGGTGTGGCGCCACCGACACGGATTTCGGGTGGTCGCCAACTGTCGGGTAAAAGTCAGAAAACCCTCAACAACGCAGCCCAGGCACTCAAGCAAGCGGCGTCCAACGCGCGAAATGACAAAAGCTTTATCGGCGCCAGCCACAGGGCTCGGCTGGCGCGGATGGATACCAGTTGCGCCATCAAGGCCACGGCTCACCAACTTGCACGCTTGATCTACGCCATGCTGACCAAGGGGCAGCCCTATGTTGAGCAGGGGATCGAAGCGTTTGAAGAACGGAGCAAGGAAAAGCAGTACCGGGCCTTGCTGCGCAAGGCCCGGAAACTGGGGCTGGACTTGGTAAAGGCTTCTTGA